The following are from one region of the Cyanobium gracile PCC 6307 genome:
- the psaB gene encoding photosystem I core protein PsaB, which translates to MATKFPSFSQGLAQDPTTRRIWYGIATAHDFESHDGMTEERLYQKLFSTHFGHLAIIGLWVSGNLFHIAWQGNFEQWVADPLHVRPIAHAIWDPHFGQGAIDAFTQAGASSPVNIAYSGLYHWWYTIGMTTNMELYQGSIFMLILSAWALFAGWLHLQPKFLPSLAWFKNAESRLNHHLAVLFGFSSIAWTGHLVHVAIPESRGQHVGWDNFLSVSPHPAGLAPFFTGNWGVYAQNPDTANQVFGTSEGAGTAILTFLGGFHPQTEALWLTDIAHHHLAIGCIFVIAGHMYRTNFGIGHSIREILDAHNPPKGTPFGGALGAGHKGLYDTVNNSLHFQLGLALAALGVVTSLVAQHMYALPSYAFIAKDYTTQAALYTHHQYIAIFLMCGAFAHGAIFFIRDYDPEANKDNVLARMLEHKEALISHLSWVSLFLGFHTLGLYVHNDVVVAFGTPEKQILIEPVFAQFVQASSGKALYGMDVLLANADSIATTAWPNNGAVWLPGWLDAINAGNNSLFLQIGPGDFLVHHAIALGLHTTTLILVKGALDARGSKLMPDKKDFGYSFPCDGPGRGGTCDISAWDAFYLAVFWALNTVGWVTFYWHWKHLAIWQGNVAQFNESSTYLMGWFRDYLWLNSSQLINGYNPMGSNNLAVWAWMFLFGHLVWATGFMFLISWRGYWQELIETIVWAHQRTPLANLVGWRDKPVALSIVQARVVGLAHFTIGYILTYAAFLIASTSGKFG; encoded by the coding sequence ATGGCAACGAAATTTCCTTCGTTCAGCCAGGGTCTGGCACAGGACCCGACAACCCGCCGTATCTGGTACGGCATCGCCACGGCTCACGACTTCGAGAGCCATGACGGAATGACGGAGGAGCGGCTTTACCAAAAGCTGTTCTCCACCCACTTCGGTCACCTGGCGATCATCGGCCTCTGGGTTTCGGGCAACCTGTTCCATATCGCCTGGCAGGGCAACTTCGAGCAGTGGGTCGCCGATCCGCTGCACGTCCGTCCCATCGCTCACGCGATCTGGGATCCCCACTTCGGCCAGGGCGCCATCGACGCCTTCACCCAGGCGGGCGCCTCCTCTCCTGTGAACATCGCCTATTCCGGTCTGTACCACTGGTGGTACACGATCGGCATGACGACCAACATGGAGCTCTACCAGGGTTCCATCTTCATGCTGATCCTCTCGGCATGGGCCCTGTTCGCCGGCTGGCTCCATCTCCAGCCCAAGTTCCTGCCTTCCCTGGCCTGGTTCAAGAACGCTGAATCGCGGCTCAACCATCACCTGGCTGTGCTGTTCGGCTTCAGTTCCATCGCCTGGACCGGTCACCTGGTCCACGTCGCTATCCCCGAATCCAGGGGACAGCACGTCGGGTGGGACAACTTCCTCTCGGTCTCGCCCCACCCCGCCGGTCTGGCTCCGTTCTTCACCGGCAACTGGGGGGTCTATGCCCAGAACCCCGACACCGCCAATCAGGTGTTCGGTACCTCTGAGGGAGCAGGCACCGCGATCCTCACCTTCCTGGGTGGTTTCCACCCCCAGACCGAAGCTCTCTGGCTCACGGACATCGCCCACCACCACCTGGCCATCGGCTGCATCTTCGTGATCGCCGGCCACATGTACCGGACCAACTTCGGTATCGGCCACTCGATCCGCGAGATCCTCGACGCCCACAACCCGCCGAAGGGCACTCCGTTCGGTGGAGCCCTCGGTGCTGGTCACAAGGGGCTGTATGACACCGTCAACAACTCCCTCCACTTCCAGCTGGGCCTTGCCCTGGCTGCGTTGGGAGTCGTGACCAGCCTGGTGGCGCAGCACATGTACGCGCTGCCGTCCTATGCGTTCATCGCCAAGGACTACACCACTCAGGCGGCCCTCTACACGCACCACCAGTACATCGCCATCTTCCTGATGTGCGGTGCCTTCGCCCACGGCGCGATCTTCTTCATCCGCGACTACGACCCGGAAGCCAACAAGGACAATGTTCTTGCCCGGATGCTTGAGCACAAGGAAGCCCTGATCAGCCACCTGAGCTGGGTCTCTCTGTTCCTCGGCTTCCACACCCTGGGTCTCTACGTCCACAACGACGTGGTGGTCGCCTTCGGTACCCCCGAGAAGCAGATCCTGATTGAGCCCGTGTTCGCCCAGTTCGTCCAGGCCTCCAGTGGCAAAGCCCTCTATGGCATGGATGTCCTGCTCGCGAACGCCGACAGCATCGCCACCACGGCGTGGCCCAACAACGGCGCCGTCTGGCTGCCCGGCTGGCTCGATGCCATCAATGCAGGCAACAACTCCCTGTTCCTGCAGATCGGCCCTGGTGACTTCCTGGTCCACCACGCCATCGCCCTGGGTCTGCACACCACGACCCTGATCCTGGTGAAGGGTGCCCTGGATGCCCGGGGTTCCAAGCTGATGCCCGACAAGAAGGACTTCGGCTACTCCTTCCCCTGCGACGGCCCCGGCCGTGGCGGCACCTGCGACATCTCGGCCTGGGACGCCTTCTATCTGGCCGTCTTCTGGGCCCTGAACACCGTGGGTTGGGTCACCTTCTACTGGCACTGGAAGCACCTCGCCATCTGGCAGGGCAACGTGGCCCAGTTCAACGAATCCAGCACCTATCTCATGGGCTGGTTCCGCGACTACCTGTGGCTCAACAGCTCCCAGCTGATCAACGGGTACAACCCGATGGGTTCCAACAACCTGGCCGTCTGGGCCTGGATGTTCCTCTTCGGTCACCTGGTGTGGGCCACCGGCTTCATGTTCCTGATCTCCTGGCGGGGTTACTGGCAGGAGCTGATCGAAACCATCGTCTGGGCACACCAGCGCACGCCCCTCGCCAACCTGGTGGGCTGGCGCGACAAGCCCGTCGCTCTCTCGATCGTTCAGGCCCGCGTGGTGGGTCTCGCCCACTTCACGATCGGCTACATCCTCACGTATGCGGCCTTCCTGATCGCGTCCACGTCAGGCAAGTTCGGCTGA